The genomic window GGAATTTCTTTTTGAAAGATAGGCTCATAATGTGCAGAATAGGGTTGGTTATCCAGGATAAAATGTATATGCTGTCCTTTTCCTGAATTTGCTAGGCTTTGTGCGTTAGGCCCTTCGGTTTGTTTACCTAATTCATAATTTTCTACAGCAAAAGAAAAGTCTACTTCTCCAACTTCTGCAACTTTTATATGTTGCGGAGTATCTAATAACAGAGATGCATCTGCATAGGCAGGAGAGCCTTCTAATTTTTGCAGGGTAATTTCAGGAGGAGTGGTCGGTGTTTCCACTTCAGTAGTATCTACTGTTGTTTCTTTTTCTTCCGAAGCTTTTTTTTCTTGTTTACAGGCGGTAGCTACAAAGAGTAAGGCTAAAAAAGTAAAACCTAAGTGTGTCGTTGCTTTTTTCATTTGATGTTATTTAGAAATTTTTAAAGTTATTTTTAATGTAATCATCTTAAGCGATGAAATGCTATTGCATTAATTAGAAAGAGTGAAATATACCCAATTCTATTAACCAGAAGTCATTGCCGATACTAAAATAGTAGTTGCAATCCCGAACCCTGCTCCTGAAACAAAAAGATTCCACTTAAAATGGGAACCCTTTACTATTTTAGTATATATCCATAGAGAGGTCATAAATAATAATACAATAAAGATCTGCCCTGCTTCAATACCTAAATTAAATAGCAATAAAGGCATGATTATACGATCACTAAAAAGCATAAATTTAAAATTACTGGCAAAAGCTAGTCCGTGGATAAGCCCAAAGATCAGAGCAATACTATATTTTATGGTTGCATCTGAAAACCTTCCGTGTTTTTCGTAATTAACAATATTAGCAATTGCCGTAATCATAATAGTAGAGGGAATCAGCATGTCAATCAGTTTAGAATTAGCCGGAATTATTTCTAAGGCACTTAGTACCAGGGTACCGCTATGACCGATGGTAAATGCAGTTATAATAACTAAAATTTGTTTCCATTGTGTTAAGGTAAAGGCTGCACATAAAGTCATCACAAATAACAAGTGATCATAAGCTGTAATATCTACAATATGATGCCATCCGCTGTAAAAGAAAGAACTTAATTTATTCATTAGGGTAGGTTTTAAAAATTAATGGGTAGATCGTAATCTGTAGACATCGCTTCAAAATAAACTTCTTCTGTCAAAGAGGGAAACCGTACGGTAACCATATTGGTTTGTAGAAAATCAAATTCCTCAAAAAACAGCTTATTTTCTACACAGAGTTGATCTCCTTTTTTAGGTTTGGTAATATTTTGAGAAAAGTAAAAAATACAAATGTTATATTCTTCCATCACTTCTGACGCTACATATTGAAGAGGGAATTGTTTTCCATTAATACTTATTACATAATATTCTTTAAAATAGCTTTCAATTCCTTTTTTATCTTGGTTTGATAAATTATCGAGATTTATATTTTTGGCAGTTTTACTATCTATGCTATTTAAAAAATCATCCAGAAATACCCTACATTCAATTTGTAATTGAGTAGTCTCAGGATTATATTGAATTAGTGAGGAGGTAAGTTTAATAGGATGTGCATTGAGCAGAAAGATACTACCTACTACTATTCCTATTTGTTTTATAGTTCTATAAATTTTAGTTTTCATTTTTGTGTATTTTACTATTGATGGATGTGTGATTTTTTTGAAGTCGTGTAAAGAAATAATTGGTTTACCAGATCATACCTTTATTCCTTATAAGAATAATCGTTTTTATTGCTTAGGATGTATAGTGCTTTTATTGTGGCTCTAGAGGTGTATTTGATCTATAAAGTTTCCTTATTTATCCGGAAATAAAGTTTTATCTGTTTATAGGATTATCTGCAAACCTTTATGTTTAGATTGTATTTAAATAAGATAGACACAAACCTTATGTATCTTAATTTTAGGTACAAACATCAAAATCTTAAGTTTCTCTAAATAGATTTTATAACTAAATCCATACTATTATTAAAAAGATTTAATAATTCAAATGAAGTTTTAAAAGCTAAAAGTATTCGAGAATTCCTTTACATTTAAATACAATTACAATGTCAGTAATTACAATAAAGGAAGGTTTGAACCAACAAACTAATCTTTACATTAGAAAATAAGAATCTCCGGAAATCAATAAATAATTACCCCAAAGTAGAAGGCGGGGGTTTGTTATAAACACTTTTGGGGAGTGTAATGCTAAATTGAGAAGTTTGATAATAATAATTCGTTTGGTACTCCGGGTAATCCAGCACCATATTTTGTAAACTATCAGTACTAGTACCTCCAGTAAAAGGAGTGAGTTTATGAGAAGTAGTAATAATTTTGCACAACTCACAATTTAATCGATCGTCCTGACCATCTTCATCTACAAAATGTGAAAAAGCATGTACATTTACAATTCTAAGAAGTAGAAAAGCAAACAGAAAAAATAAGGTAATGCTATTTTTAAATATATTCTTTTGCACCTCACAAATATAGAAATTAAAGTTATATCAAAATCTTATTATAATTGATAAAATATGTTTTTAGTGATTTTTGTGATGGGGTTGGGTTTATAATGTTTACAGGTATTTAAGGGGTTTGTCAATAAATTTGGGTGTAGTGGAAATCAAAAACGGCAAACCCCTCTGGAAGAACCCGGACTGGGGTTTGATCGGAAAGGAAGAAAAGAAGTTCCTGTTTTCCTGGGGTGGGGATTAGAAAAGGGCAGACCGCCCGCACTTCCATCAGAATTTTAGCCTGCACCATAGCGAACTGGTCAAACACTACTGGGCAGGAAAAAAGGACAGGCATTATGTACACCTATCCTAAACTATTAACAACCTTAATACGAAAAACATGTTAGCGTTACTGGAATATCTAGTTTTGTTGTGACGGTTTTTTGAAGGTTTTTTACTTTTATCAGATGAAAAAGAGGAGTTACGATTTAGATTTTAAAAGAACGATTGTCGAATTAGTCGTATCGGGCAAGCGTGTTAGTGAAGTTTGTAAGGAATATGATCTTGGAACCGGCATGGTAAATCGCTGGAGGCGAGAGTTTACTAAGAATTCTACGGATATAAAAAGTACCCAAGAAGTCTCGTAAATGCAGAAAGAGATTGTTAATTTGCGTAAAGAACTACGTGAGATCACTATGGAATGTGACATCTTAAAAAAGGCAGTGCGTATCTTCTCCAGGAGCGACCGGTAAGGTATCAGTTTATTGCTAACCATAAAGAAGAATATCCGGTTGAGAACCTGCCGGCAGGCAGAGTTGTGCAAGTATATGAGCGTAAGTAAGAATTCCTAATTATCATCGGGTAAAAACCAAATCCTTGGAAAAAACAAAAAAGTCTTTGATTTACCTTAAAGAACGTATTAAAATTTTATTTATACAGAACAAAACAATCTACGGTAGTAACCGCGTTAAAAAGGCATTGAAATGCGAAGGTTTGTTTTACTCAACATCCTACATTGCTTTGCTTATTAAGAATTAGGGCTAAGAAGCATTCTTAAAAAGAAATACAAGGTTACTACGGATTCCAAACATAATTTAACTGTGGCAGAAAATAAATTATAGGATTACCCATTTAAGTCTCAAATACTTGTAAGTGAGGATATTATTTTGTAAATTATAGGTAAATATTTCACAAATGAAGATATTAAAAGAGCTTGATAGACAGGTATTTATAGATCGGTTTACAACTAACGAAGATTGTTATAAGTTTTTGGCAAGATTAAAATGGGAAAACGGCTATAGTTGTAGGAGATGTAGCTCAACTGCTTACACAAAGGGCAAGCAACCTTATAGCCGTCGTTGTAGTAAATGCGGTTATGACGAATCTACAACGGCAGCAACCCTATTTCATAAACTTAAGTTTGATATCCTTAAAGCCTTTGGGATGCTCTACGAGGTTTCCACTAGTAAGAAAGGGGCAAATAGTATTTGGTTAGCAGAACGTTTTGGTTTGAACCAAAAAACAACATGGGCATTTCGCCAGAAAGTACAGTTAGCTATGGAAAGCAGTGAGCAGTACCCTTTAGAAGATGAAGTCCATGTTGATGAGTTCGAGATAGGTACACCCTAAAAGGGGGAACAGGGAAGAAGTAAAAGTGATACGAAAATGAGGGTAGTCGTTGCTTTTGAATACAGGGATGGTAAGTCTGGAAGGGGCTATGCTAAAGTTATAGAAGATTATAGCGCCAGGTCTTTAAAACCATTGTTTGACACGCATATAAAGAATGATGCCAGTATATTAGCGGATGGTTGGCCTGGTTATCACCCAATCAAAGAAGAATACCCTGACTTGAAACAAACTTTATCAAACAAAGGAAAAAACTTTAAAATGTTGCACATACAGATCAGGAACTTTAAAAACTGGTTGAGAGGGGTTCATTCTTATTGTAATAAAGAATACCTTCAAAAATACATCGATGAATATTTCTTTAGGTTCAATAGACGGAACCACAGGGTGTCAATCCTAGATAAAATAATAGAACGTTGCACTAGCCATGAACCCATAACTATCAAACAATTAAAAATCATTGCGAACTAAATGGGTAACCCTAATAAATTAAATAAAGAATTTACTTCTTTAGAATTAGGAGAGAAATGGGTCTCGGATATTACCTATATCAAAGTAGTGGGTTATTGGAATTACTTAACAACTATACTAGACTGGCTAATAGAAAGGTCATATCTTGGGTAGTAAGCCAGGATATGACTACAAAAAATACAGTCTTAAAAGCATAGAAAAAAGCTATCAAAGTAAGAGAGATTACTTCTAACCATATCTTCCATTCCGATAGAGGGGTACAATACGCTAGTGATCTAATGAAACAATGCTTTACCAACCCCAAGCAAAAACCATAGTCAAAGTATGAGTCCGAAAGGGAATTGTTAGGACAATGCAGTGGCTGAAAGTTTCTTTAAAACTATTAAATATGAATGTCTTAACCATTATAAATTCAATAAGGGTGTACTACAAATTTCCATAAATAGAAATTTTTATGATTTTTCAATGTCCAAGATCGCTTAATTTTAGTGAGTTTTTGTTTCTGGAAAAAATCAAGTTATTAGTAAAACAGTATATTTGTCGTACACCCTTCAATAACTATATCACTAGTGTCCACTATAAATAATTAGATTTTCTTTGAAATTATTGATACTCTATAAGTTGTAGGGTTTTGAGTTGCGTGTCGATTTAAAATGGCTAGGTTAGTCAATTTTTAACTTGACACTTAGGAACCAAGGTAAATATGTATTCGCTCAACTACTAACTTTTTTACCGAAGCGTACTTTTAACGGTATTGTTAATAAGTATGTTCGTCATTTTAG from Aquimarina sp. ERC-38 includes these protein-coding regions:
- a CDS encoding HupE/UreJ family protein; amino-acid sequence: MNKLSSFFYSGWHHIVDITAYDHLLFVMTLCAAFTLTQWKQILVIITAFTIGHSGTLVLSALEIIPANSKLIDMLIPSTIMITAIANIVNYEKHGRFSDATIKYSIALIFGLIHGLAFASNFKFMLFSDRIIMPLLLFNLGIEAGQIFIVLLFMTSLWIYTKIVKGSHFKWNLFVSGAGFGIATTILVSAMTSG
- a CDS encoding DUF6702 family protein, producing MKTKIYRTIKQIGIVVGSIFLLNAHPIKLTSSLIQYNPETTQLQIECRVFLDDFLNSIDSKTAKNINLDNLSNQDKKGIESYFKEYYVISINGKQFPLQYVASEVMEEYNICIFYFSQNITKPKKGDQLCVENKLFFEEFDFLQTNMVTVRFPSLTEEVYFEAMSTDYDLPINF
- a CDS encoding transposase; the encoded protein is MKKRSYDLDFKRTIVELVVSGKRVSEVCKEYDLGTGMVNRWRREFTKNSTDIKSTQEVS
- a CDS encoding IS1595 family transposase — translated: MKILKELDRQVFIDRFTTNEDCYKFLARLKWENGYSCRRCSSTAYTKGKQPYSRRCSKCGYDESTTAATLFHKLKFDILKAFGMLYEVSTSKKGANSIWLAERFGLNQKTTWAFRQKVQLAMESSEQYPLEDEVHVDEFEIGTP
- a CDS encoding IS1595 family transposase yields the protein MRVVVAFEYRDGKSGRGYAKVIEDYSARSLKPLFDTHIKNDASILADGWPGYHPIKEEYPDLKQTLSNKGKNFKMLHIQIRNFKNWLRGVHSYCNKEYLQKYIDEYFFRFNRRNHRVSILDKIIERCTSHEPITIKQLKIIAN